One window of Lawsonibacter asaccharolyticus genomic DNA carries:
- a CDS encoding phosphate transporter ATP-binding protein produces the protein MDQSVILSACGLNLYYGENHALKDISIDIKANKITALIGPSGCGKSTFLRTIDRMNDLIPSVKITGSLTFHGQEIYAPGVDVTDLRRRIGMVFQKPNPFPMSIYDNVAYGPRTHGVRSKLALDELVEKSLRQAAIWDEVKDRLKKPALGLSGGQQQRLCIARALAVQPEVLLMDEATSALDPISTSKIEDLAMELKSEYTIVMVTHNMQQAARVSDQTAFFLLGDLVEYGDTEQLFSMPQDKRTEDYITGRFG, from the coding sequence ATGGATCAATCTGTCATTCTCTCGGCCTGCGGGCTGAACCTGTATTACGGTGAGAACCACGCACTGAAGGACATCTCCATCGACATCAAAGCCAACAAGATCACCGCCCTCATCGGGCCCTCCGGCTGCGGCAAGTCCACCTTTCTGCGGACCATCGACCGGATGAACGACCTGATCCCCAGCGTGAAGATCACCGGTTCCCTCACCTTCCACGGGCAGGAGATCTACGCCCCCGGCGTGGACGTCACCGACCTGCGCCGGCGCATCGGCATGGTGTTCCAGAAGCCCAACCCCTTTCCCATGTCTATCTACGACAACGTGGCCTACGGCCCCCGCACCCATGGAGTGCGCTCCAAGCTGGCCTTGGACGAGCTGGTGGAGAAGTCCCTGCGTCAGGCCGCCATCTGGGACGAGGTGAAAGACCGGCTGAAAAAGCCCGCCCTGGGCCTGTCTGGCGGCCAGCAGCAGCGCCTGTGCATCGCCCGGGCCCTGGCCGTCCAACCGGAGGTCCTGCTGATGGACGAGGCCACCTCCGCCCTGGACCCCATCTCTACATCCAAAATAGAAGACCTTGCCATGGAGCTGAAAAGCGAGTACACTATCGTCATGGTGACTCACAACATGCAGCAGGCCGCCCGCGTCTCCGACCAGACCGCTTTCTTCCTGCTGGGCGACCTGGTGGAGTACGGGGACACGGAGCAGCTCTTTTCCATGCCCCAGGACAAGCGCACCGAGGACTACATCACCGGGAGGTTTGGATAA
- a CDS encoding phosphate ABC transporter permease protein — MKKEHPGVPGGGALRAKEAMEWIMKTVFLVCGFIAIAFVLLITVYLIISGLPAIREVGLTDFLFGTRWASTDKTDPAYGILPFILTSIYGTAGAILIGVPIGFLTAVFLSKVAPPKVAAVIRPAVDLLAGIPSVVYGLVGMMVLLPAIRKTFDIAAGDSLLAAIIVLAVMILPSIISVSETALNAVPREYEEASLALGATELETYFRVSVPAAKSGIAAAVVLGVGRAIGEAMAILMVAGNVANMPSLLSSVKFLTTAIASEMSYAAVGSLQRNALYSIGLILFLFIMCINVILNVFLKRNKEG, encoded by the coding sequence CCGTATTTCTGGTCTGCGGCTTCATCGCTATCGCCTTTGTCCTGCTGATCACCGTGTACCTGATCATCTCCGGCCTGCCCGCTATCCGTGAGGTGGGGTTGACCGACTTCCTCTTCGGCACTCGCTGGGCCTCCACCGACAAGACCGACCCCGCCTATGGCATCCTCCCCTTTATCCTCACCTCTATCTATGGCACCGCCGGGGCCATCCTCATCGGGGTGCCCATCGGCTTCCTCACCGCCGTCTTTCTCTCCAAGGTGGCGCCCCCCAAGGTGGCCGCCGTCATCCGTCCGGCAGTGGATCTGCTGGCGGGCATCCCCTCGGTGGTCTACGGCCTGGTGGGCATGATGGTCCTTCTCCCCGCCATCCGTAAAACCTTTGACATCGCCGCCGGTGACAGCCTGCTGGCCGCCATCATCGTATTGGCAGTGATGATCCTGCCCTCCATCATCTCGGTGTCCGAGACCGCCCTGAATGCGGTGCCCCGGGAGTATGAGGAGGCCAGCCTGGCCCTGGGGGCCACCGAGCTGGAGACCTACTTCCGGGTCTCTGTCCCCGCAGCCAAGAGCGGTATTGCCGCCGCTGTGGTGCTGGGCGTGGGCCGGGCCATCGGTGAGGCCATGGCTATCCTGATGGTGGCCGGCAATGTGGCCAACATGCCCTCTCTGCTCTCCAGCGTCAAATTCCTCACCACCGCCATTGCCAGCGAGATGAGCTATGCCGCCGTGGGCAGCCTCCAGCGCAACGCCCTGTACTCCATTGGGCTGATCCTATTTCTGTTTATCATGTGCATCAATGTGATCCTAAACGTATTCCTGAAACGGAACAAGGAGGGCTGA
- a CDS encoding phosphate ABC transporter permease PstA encodes MTNAMISSEEAQSYQSKGLSPRRRTYEVGMRGLLYLSAGITCLLLLFLIGYILYRGLPNLNWTFLTSQESVLRGTDGIMPAIQNTLYVIVVTLIFILPLGVGAAIYLTEYASNHKLVSAIEFATETLAGIPSILYALVGMLIFCQVMDLGKTLLAGALTLVIMTLPTIIRTTQESLKTVPQSYREGSLGLGAGKWHMIRTVVLPSSVDGIVTGCILSIGRVVGESAVLMFTAGMGTTLQNFFGSFNDQALSHFLSTGDLSLLFSGLTDSSGATLTVALYVYAKERAEFDLAFSVALVLLAITLAINLSAKLVGKRLKKR; translated from the coding sequence ATGACCAACGCCATGATCTCCTCGGAAGAGGCCCAGAGCTACCAGTCCAAGGGCCTCTCCCCCCGCCGCCGCACCTATGAGGTGGGGATGCGCGGTCTGCTGTATCTCTCCGCGGGCATCACCTGCCTGCTGCTCCTCTTTCTCATCGGCTACATCCTCTACCGGGGCCTGCCCAATCTGAACTGGACCTTCCTCACCAGCCAGGAGAGTGTCCTGCGGGGGACCGACGGCATCATGCCTGCCATCCAGAACACCCTCTATGTCATCGTGGTCACCCTGATCTTCATCCTGCCCCTGGGGGTGGGGGCCGCCATCTACCTCACCGAGTACGCCTCCAACCACAAGCTGGTCTCTGCCATCGAGTTCGCCACCGAGACTCTGGCCGGCATCCCCTCTATCCTGTACGCCCTGGTGGGTATGCTGATCTTCTGTCAGGTCATGGACCTGGGCAAGACCCTGCTGGCCGGCGCCCTCACCCTGGTCATCATGACCCTGCCCACCATCATCCGCACCACCCAGGAGTCCCTGAAGACGGTGCCCCAGAGCTACCGGGAGGGCTCCCTGGGCCTGGGGGCCGGCAAGTGGCACATGATCCGCACCGTGGTGCTCCCCTCCTCCGTGGACGGCATCGTCACCGGCTGCATCCTGTCCATCGGCCGTGTGGTGGGCGAGTCTGCGGTGCTCATGTTCACCGCCGGCATGGGCACCACCCTCCAGAACTTTTTCGGCAGCTTCAACGACCAAGCTCTGTCGCATTTTCTGTCCACCGGTGACCTTTCCCTTCTGTTCAGCGGCCTGACTGACAGCTCCGGTGCCACCCTCACTGTGGCCCTGTACGTCTACGCCAAGGAGCGGGCCGAGTTCGACCTGGCCTTCTCTGTGGCCCTGGTCCTGCTGGCCATCACCCTCGCCATCAATCTGTCCGCCAAGCTGGTGGGCAAGCGCCTGAAAAAGCGCTAA